The nucleotide sequence TCTTTaaatgttaatgtttttattacatcagtgaccttatatccttggtggaggtaaaggTATGcattctctgagtgcttctagttaaccATTGTTATATGTTCTATTGCAGGTGAAGAGGAAGCCATAAAAACTGGAACAGAATTGTttgagaagaaatacatcaaGGGGGTACAAGATAACACAACATCCTTCTCAAATGATGCCAAAGCAATCTATAAGTAAGTGTCAAAGAGGCAGATGATTTTGAGAGTGACATAGTTGTACtacatattgtatatttttacgtCTGAAATAATATGAGAAGAACATCAGAAGTGCTGTTTGTACTGAAAAGCATTGCATTGCAAGGTCTGTGTGAAAATGGAAATGCAAGTTGCAAGAGTTTttgatatttgcatatgtatttcaCATTCATCTCAAAATTATTGCTAGCTGCCTTTGTTGTATAAGATTTAAAATGTTGGACGAAAATATAGATAAGAATGAATTAGTACAATGCGAAATGTTATGTATGCCTTTAATATCTTGAtgaaaagattaaagaaatagtgtattatatttttttcccttaatcTTATCAGATCATTATAGTGAAAATATGTTAATCAAACCTTTATTTATATGTCTTGCTCTTGAAATtactcattcttattcatattttctcaGCAAAATTAATACCCACTGAGAATGGGGAATAgcatggagaaaggaaggaggaaaagaaactaACTTATATAAATGTGAAAGcatgtaattacaataatatagcTTGTAATGCTAATGCTATTATGGCTCTCGTATAATCTAACATGATTAACTAAGATAATGATATCTGTTACATAATGCTTCATTTGAATATCTTTGCACTTTAGGATAAATGATGGCCGAGAGTCCACTGCACTTAATGCTGGACCGACGCAAAACTGCCTGATTGAGAATGCCAGTGATTTCGCGGAAACGCTTAGAAAGTTGATTATTCGTCTCTACAATGACCACATATCAACAAGTGGCAAGGTAaatatagtagtgataacaaatagtatgtgtacacacatatgtacacatattcaaactcagacacaaacaaatgcaaactcaaatacacacatatgcaaatgaaaataaaacaggtGTGCTAAAGCAAACACACTCAAGCAcgcgcatgcacactcacactcacactcacactcatacatacacacacagacacacacacacatacacacacacacacacacacacacacacacacacacacacacacacgcacacacactcacacacacacacacacacacacacacacacacacacacacacacacacacacacacacacacacacacacacacacacacacacacacacacacatacacacacacatacacactcacacacacacacacatacactcatacacacatgtacactcacatacacacatgcgcacatttacactcacatacacgcatacacacatgtacattcacatacacacatacacacatgtacacatacacacatgtacacatacacacatgtacactcacatacacacacgtacacacacatactcacatacacacacacacgcacgcacacacacacacacacaaacacacacacacacatacacacacatacacacttacacacacacacacacacacacgtacacacacacatacgtacacacacacatacgtacacacacacatatacatctacacacacatacatacatacacacacatatacatatatacacacatatacatatatacgcacatatacatacatacacacacatatacacatatacacacacacacacacacatatacacatgcacacacacacacacacatacacacacacacacacacacgcacacacacacacacgcacacacacacacacacacacacacacacacacacacacacacacacacacgcacacacacacgcacacccatacacacccatacacacacatacacacacacacacacacacacacacacacacacacacacacacacacacacacacacacacacacacacacacacacaaacacacacacacacacacacacacacacacacacacacacacacacacacacacacacacacacacacacacacacacacacacacacacacacacacacacacacacacacacaaacacacatgaatacatacatacacacataaatacatacatacacacatgaatacatacatacacacatcagtccatacatacacacataaatacgtacatacacacatgaatacatacatacacacatacacacacacacacatacacatacacatacacacacacacacacacacacacacacacacacacacacacacacacacacacacacacacacacacacacatacacacacacacagacatacacagacagatacacacacacacaaacacatacatacacagacaaatacacacacacacagacacatacatacacagacaaatacacacacacacacatacagacatacacacacaaatacatacatacacacacacatacacacacacacacacacacacacacacacacacacacacacacacacacacacacacacacacacacacacacacacacacacacacacacacacacacacacacacacacacacacacacacacatacacacacacacacacacactgtctctctctctctctcactcatttacaTGTATTCCATTAGGGTCAATTTCTCCCAATAATTTAAATATCCGTCTTTCCAGTCTGTTAACTACAAAGCCATGAAAGGCACCAAAGACTACAAGGAGTACACCAAATTGTCTCGAGAACTGCAACGCGTCCCTGTCGAGAAACTGGATCAGGACGGGAGGAAGGCTTTCTTCATCAACATCTACAACGCTATGGTCATCCACTCCACCGTCGAAAATGGACCTCCGACAAACTGGCTTTCCAGATTTAAGGTAAAGGCCATCTCCAGCCTTATGTCTCTTGTTGATTCTACATGAAAACACTTTCGTTAACAATTGTATCTTCTTTGGTGTTGCTGGGCTGGATGTTCGGttcagaaagaggaataaagtttGCCAGTGGAATGGGATGCTGTTTATGATTTATTTGGATACTCTAGATTTTTGACATATGTTTATGTTCCTAAGTATAATATTCTAGGCCTTCATCTATTTAAAAACAAAGCTATATGTATTTTAATCTATTGTATGTGATTATTGTAGTTCTTCGATAAAACATCCTACATCATTGGCGGCCACAGTTACAGTCTCAATGAAATTGAACACGGAGTCTTGAGAGCAAATAAACGTGGCCTGGTCCAGCTGTTCGCACCCTTTGGCAAGAATGACCCTCGTCGAAATATCAGTCTCATTCAGGTGAATTGTTGCTTGGTAATCACAGCATTGCTGCTGTAACTGGTTATCACAAAATACTGATTGGTCTAGGAAATTCTAAGAGTTGAAACCTATGAAAGTTTTATCATATTGACATCAAATATGAAATATGCTAAATGTACAAATTTTCATGGAAGTAATATTGAACCtagatgaagaaatatatatatatttctccatgATATCAGTATTAACATACAGTTACATTATTAAAGTCCAGATTTGGTATTACATACTGTACTGGGTGCTATAATCTATACAAGAAATTAAACATCAAATTCTTCTGTGCTTACAGGTGGATCCTAGAATTCACTTTGCCCTCAATTGTGGAGCAAAGAGCTGCCCTCCCATCAAGATATTTAGTGGAAAGGTTTGTACAGTTAAAGCTTTCACTTATCAATTAGTTTGTTTTATACTTCCATATccatgtaaatagatataaaggtattttaCAAACTAAGTAATTCAGTGTCTATTGTTGTGTAGACGTGAAAACTTTTAAGGGAATGCTTTTActatgtaaataaatgtgacGGTATATAACAAAGTAAGTCATTCAGTAAATCTACTGTTGTCTTGATATGAAAGCTTTAAACAGAATGCTTTTACTTGCATTTTTTGTGTTTGCTCCTCTGCCATGTGTAATACATTATTTGTTCTTTTCATAAACAGTCTCTTGCAAAGTGTTGTAATATCTTGGTTATAGTTTTTGGTATTCTCAGTCTGATTTTGATTAGGGAGACCATACTGTGATAGAATCATGAGAATAGACATGATGATGTTTGTGAATTGATATGTCAGTAATAGAACTGTGATACTGAGGAACACTTTATTTCTGTTCAAGATTATGATACTTCTTAACTGTGTATTTGATGATAAATTTAATACAGTAAAACTAGCTGTGGTGTTCCAATTTGTTATCTTTTAATAAATATTGTTCTTATATGTTCACAAGCTCTCAAGTCTGTGATTGTCATCCATAGTCCAAAATCTGCATTTGTAAATCCTTTGCAGACAGGCACATTGTCTTTGGATGATCACTTCTGTAATGAGTttcactagaaaaaaaaaattatcagttgACTCTATTATCATAAGTAAAAGTTTTTATGAAACTTTTCCGGATATATTTTTGTAGGGCTCTTGTTATTTTCACGCTTTTCTTGTTTTACATTTATAATTAAGAACATTACAACAAACTCTTGCTATGATTCCAATCCACAGAACATAAACGACGAGCTACGTATTGCTACAGAAGCCTACCTGGAGACTGATGAAGCCTTAATAGTAGAGGAGGATCGAGGTGTTGTCCACCTGTCGTCACTCTTGCGCTGGTATGCCTCGGACTTTGGGGACACCACTGAAGATATCTTGAACTGGGTCCACCGCAATGTGGCTTTCCCAGAGAAGAAGGAAGCACTTCAGAGGGTAATTGAGTCAAAGAAGTGGAAAGTGCAGAACATCCCCTATGAATGGGgaactaatgaaaatgatgtctAAACAGGGTTGTCACAAGTTGGTACCCTTTGATGTTTTTTGGTTTGGTATCTAAatattcttttttgtatgttttttgttttttggttgtttgttattttgtttatgttgtagttttacttttattcatatGGTCACCTCTAGCATATACTCACATCTTACTTTAATGATATGTtatgttgtcttttttgttttttacatttcACTTAGATGACTTTTTCCTTGAAATCTTTGTATTTGATTCACTCATTTATCACAGTTGCAAATCCTATTAACTTTTATCTCCCAAATCTTCAGGAGTTTGGGTTAATACCAGTACTAGTCATCAGATTACTCTCTTTGAACATTCCATAAGCAATGGCATTTGTCAGAATGACATTTTCAAGGCAAAATGCTAATAGGCTTTCACTttgaacaaatgaatgaaaataagaatatatgcagatgtaaaaagaaaaatagtagtaataatacataGAGAATGTGTTAAGCTTGCTCTTTAAGATATTTGTTATATGCAAAATTAGATAATAACACAGAGGAATATTGCATACTTAACATTACAGATATGCAGCATATGCACTTTTTCTCCAGAGAATGATCTCTTTGAAAGCTGTGGGAGCCTGTTCCACAACATAGGTGCCTCCCTTCATCTCATGTCTAGTGATGCGGTGATAATACTCCGACTTAATACATTTAAGATACTTCTGCATGCTAACATTATTTATTACTCTTCTCCATAATCTAATTCACTGTTTACGGTCGTGTAGTTTAGCAGTTTTTGTGctatgatactttttttttttcttgtttcctcctGATGCATGAGAAGTGATAGTATGGAACTCATCAATGGAgtgaaacattaaaaagaaaatacgtGTACACTTTACATGTATTAGGGTGCTAAGACTGTGATTGTTTAAAGTATTAATGTTGTATATGCATTAAAGCTTCCGTCagatttttccttttgttctgaAGGGCACAGAAGCGGCTTAGTTTTAAAAATTTACTAAAAAGAAAGCATTGCAGTTTAACTCATAAGATCTGGCTGCTTCGTTCTCATACATGGATGAGAATCAGTGTGTTAGGCTTACTTTTATGGCCTCTCTCCCAGGTGTGTAGCTTATAGGCCCGGCCCACACTCAGTCATGCCTGGTATCAAGACTGTTTGTCTCCTCTTTGcagtattattaattatttttctgcaaatatgttattgctattttgcCATTTTGTGGGGTCTGTATCTGTCATTTATGTTGTATCGAGATGGTggcaacagacagacagtttTTGTTGAGCAATCACCATCTTATCTAAGTAGTTTACactgcaataacagtaatgatatgtaACTTTGTGGTATTTGCATTATTAAAAAATGTTTTGGTATTATCCAATATACCATGATACAACCTGCACTGCCATTAACGACTGACAGGAATAGGTTTGTGCAAGTGAACATTATGGTCTGGCCTCCCTACAAACGGCCCTCTAGTAGGCACAGCTCACACATGGTACACTCCACCATCCTGAACTGGTAAAAATAATGCAGAAGTCCCTTCCTGAAAGCCTGAgaagtctctctccctccaaataCTTTGCGCAATCATGATCTGTCCCCATCACCCACTACTTGGCAATGTATTCCATGGCAAGATGCTCCAAGTCACCCCAACCCTTATCCAAATTTTTCCATAACAGAACATTACTGTCATCTACCCCATggctaatggttaatggttaaaaaagcAAATTAAATCTAAGGCCATATAGCACTATAGAAAAGTACAGTAAAGGATGGTGAAGGGTGCTAGTTGCTATGCATCAACTATCTATAGTAATATTGAAAGGTTAAGGATGGGTAAAGGACTTGAGTGAATGGGTTAAGGTAGGGTTAGGTAAggggattagatcaagtgaaggatatgtatgcatctgaggaaggagaacaggttgtcaaagccGAAAGTGTGGGATTCCGTAAGGATGTGTGATAGGTTGGGAGgttggtgaagggaggataggtgggggaaaGCAGAGGTGTGGGCTGTAGCAAAGCATAGACAGGAGAACAGAATatatggaactgaaagagggacattacaaAGGGGAATTGGGAATTGGTATAGGAGGATGTGTAAGAAAAGTCTCCTGGAGGCAGATAATGTATGGGTTTTAGGAAGGAAGGATATGACGAAGGTCATTGAATATTCCAATTTAGGAGAGCTATTACTTAGTGGATCTACGAGTGATGACGGTTACGGTGCGTTTTGGAGAatctgaaggggaaggggcgaggggataAGGAATTAGAGGGAGGGGTGCAGTATCAGGAGGAGTATCAGGAGGTGGAGGATCTGTACCCCTTGGCTAGACTTTTTCATAACAAGACATTCCCTTCACCCAGATTTAATGGACTGATGGGTCAATTCAGGTACTTTCGTATAATTTATCAATACCTTTATTGTATGGGAGTATAAATATtgtacattattatcaatatgatttatcaatacatttattgtatgggagtatatatattgtacattattACAGTGACTCACAGCGCTCATCCATCCCATTCTCCCAACAGATCTTCTGAAGATTTCCCTCAGTTTTTATGTACTTGCATAAGTTAttttgaaaaggttttttttaatgAGCTGCCTGTCTCCCCATAATGATGAAAGCTTTTGTTTCtgcatgtatttatttgattGCTCATTGTAAAGGTTTATTGTGTaatcaatatatatgaatttatgaatagatATTAAGATAACTGCATTAATAATCAGCTTTTATGCACAATCAGTGCAATTAAAACATTAAGTAAATTTTTTCCGAGAAAGTTCTTAATATCCAGTTGCACCATTTTTCTTTCCCAATGTTTGAGCAAATAACTTGGGAAAATGACAACTTTTTGCTGCAATTTTTCTTCTGGTCACAGGTTATCGTGCACATGTATAAGCAATGTTAGAGAGCTGCTTAGAAATTCCATGAGTCTTAACAGCATATCAGTAAAATGTGAATCTATTTGGTTTTCAACATGCATAGTTATGCACAAAGCCACCATAGAGAGCTGGTAATAAAGTTCCTGTATTATTTTTCATTGCAGCACACCATTTGATTCTCTACTTGATAAAGGAGTGACACATGTTCTatactttagattttttttttttttttttttttttttttttttttttttttttataataattttcattctattaCATCTAGCTCTAATGCATGTGTATAAATTCCATGCATATTTTGCTTGTTAGTTTAGAAACCAGAAATATGCTAATatgaacacaaatataaatactaatgtgcacacaaaaataaatttgaaaatgAGCACCTTTCAGACTTGTTGAGAGTTCCTCAATAGACGAATCAATGAACAGCTCATATATTTGATTAGTTTGATGAGGAACCCTTGATGAGGGTGAAATGTTACTTTCATTTTCAattcttactgtggctgtttcCATTCATATGCTAATATCGAGACAGGCCAATCCTTATACTAAAATGGATGCCTATCTTTTAGCTGATACTGAAATCAATACTCCTTTTCTGTCGAGTGACCCATACTTTGTTTTATGAATATCCATTATTTATCAAATTGTATCTGTAACTATAAAAAGTATAAAGTTCTTTTATGATATGTTAGAAATAGAGGAAGTTAAAGATGCAAAATTTGTGGATGAAATTGTGCTTGTCCCATTATTGCCTAGCAGAGAGTGGTATCAGTGATGATAACCACTTATCGGAATAACATTACATTAATGTGCCTATGTCAAAGGGAACTTGACTCTGCCTGACACGTATAAATAACATGGAAAAGTTTCTGAGTATTGGTCATATTTTCACCTTATTGTTGAAATTAgttcaaatacaaaaaaaaaaaaaaaaaaatgtcttgtaTTCTTTATTAATAATGTTTGATAAATGTTCAATGCCTTTTAGACTTTTCATAAATTGTAATTATGTATCATTTTATGCAATATGGAAAACAAATGTCCGTCCAGTTCGTCCAGAGATTATAATAGAAATTgctgtatatattgtatttttgtacCAAAGAAGGGATTTTCAATACAGTTTTAATTTTTATGTGTGCATTTTTACTTAAATGAAACGTTAAATGCATTTATTCCAAAAAATTGAGATCTTTTACTATTAAATTTACCATGATGTGACAATTTCTTTAAAACTAACAGTCAAACACTATGAAATGTtcttgtatttctattttctttgattCCTTCTTGTTTCTTGATTCAGTTATCAGCCACATTCTCACAAACTCAAGTGCCTCTTTGTTATATGCTTATTCCTAAATGCACAACTATATGCAAAAGTGTATTAATGCACACAAAAGTATGTAGAAAAAGTGATTTCAAATAATTAAAATACTTAGTTTCAAGTCATTTTTCAAATACTGCATCTTAACAGCAcaagtaagtaagtaataatgacaagaaaataaatgtgctagacatcaaaggtcatatagcactatggtattgtattgtgttgggaggatttttaaattctttattacaattaaaatGTTAAGTTTCGACAGTCATTTATTGTATGATAGTATAGTATTTAAAGGATTAACAGCACAAGCTACAGTTTATATGCAGAATATTAATATATCTGTCTGTAGCAAGTAGAAGTCCTTTCTTTATAGTTTGACCTGTGATTGTAAACTTTTTTAATTTTTGAAAGTTCAATCTGTATAAACTGGGTCTTATTTTTTAATGAACTGCCATGGAATTCTATTTTTCCATTCATGATTGTCCTAAAATATTTTTTGAGATCTAAttctaaaaacaatatataattctgtgtgaaattttcttttaatattttgtaATAGAATGTTTTGGAATACCAGCACATTTTTGCAAGTCAGATGTATAAATCATGAAAGGTCCATgacagttttttatttattcttaaactTGTTCCCTCCACTGATACTCTATGCAAACATGTACCTTCATATGAACATAGTATGTACAATGCAATTCTGTCCTTGAGGCTACAAGGTAACACCTGTAAGATACTGTAAAATCACTGTACAGGCAATTCTACTGTTGTCTTGTTATGGTTATTACAATACCTCATATTTAttaagatattttttatttttatctaatatGATACAAAAAGCATATGTGAACAATTTAGCATTTTTCACTTGAgtactcaatatatataatataacagttGAATGTCaaatgtgtaatttatatatcttGTATTTATTGCATCTCTTGCTTAATAAAAAATGCAGCATTATGTTTTAGTTTTAATTTAATTTCTATTCCAAAATAATTTATTAAACAGGCTTAGTTTTAAGCAATTACCTTAATGGCAAATATGCCATCACTGTCTGT is from Penaeus vannamei isolate JL-2024 unplaced genomic scaffold, ASM4276789v1 unanchor393, whole genome shotgun sequence and encodes:
- the LOC113809034 gene encoding uncharacterized protein (The sequence of the model RefSeq protein was modified relative to this genomic sequence to represent the inferred CDS: added 508 bases not found in genome assembly); its protein translation is MIEIKGRVVVYSIQGCPHCKTAKKTLKDQGVNFFDVSVDRFPTVRTWLQEKTGKTSVPQIFFNETYVGGNAELQDILRDEKEWQKLLTDIQENKAKEDELIIPHPSEAVEIEEDAAPTFTCEDDPAAAIVEELKTSGVPRDQRMSIFSTAKDAFSGQDFVKWIVEKKSMSEEEAIKTGTELFEKKYIKGVQDNTTSFSNDAKAIYKINDGRESTALNAGPTQNCLIENASDFAETLRKLIIRLYNDHISTSGKSVNYKAMKGTKDYKEYTKLSRELQRVPVEKLDQDGRKAFFINIYNAMVIHSTVENGPPTNWLSRFKFFDKTSYIIGGHSYSLNEIEHGVLRANKRGLVQLFAPFGKNDPRRNISLIQVDPRIHFALNCGAKSCPPIKIFSGKNINDELRIATEAYLETDEALIVEEDRGVVHLSSLLRWYASDFGDTTEDILNWVHRNVAFPEKKEALQRVIESKKWKVQNIPYEWGTNENDV